The following DNA comes from Spirulina major PCC 6313.
CCGAATCGGTTATCGGGTCCCCATGATATTTCCCAATATTTTGATCAAGTGGCGACCTGTTTTCATTTAAAAGAATATACGACCACTGAGTTGTATCATGTGCTGCGGGATGCAGGTTTTCAGCGCGTTTGGCTGTATAAAAGTCGCAAAACGCAGAATATTAAAATCCCCCTCAATGGGGTGACGTTGCCGATTATTAGTCTGTTGGAATCGGTCACGGATTTGCTGCCGTTTGCCCTGAAGCGTAAAGTGGCGAGTTTGCCGTTATTGTTCCGGAGTATTACGTTGGTGAGTCAGAAACGTTAAGCAGTTTGCAGGGTACGGGGCGAAGGATGCAGCGCGGATCAGGGTTGTGGGTGGGGTGATGGGAACGTTGCTGATCCGATGGGTGCGGGGCTAGTCTGTGTGTCACCCTTGGCGGAGTGTGGGATAATTCAGGGCGTATTGCTGGGATTTTCCCCGTGTTTTTGCTCTGCATCTTTCGCTGATTTCGTATGAAAGCCCCCCGTTGGCAACGCAAAACCTATTCGCCCTGGTCTCGTCAGCTTGATATTTTTGCGTTTATGGCGCAGTTTTTGCTGATGTTGGGGCGCGATCGCCTACTGGGAAATCGCTCGATCCAAACCACTCGCAAGCGAGCACAATGGCTCACCCGTCAACTCCTCGAATTGGGCCCCACGTTCATTAAACTCGGTCAAGCCCTTTCGACGCGGGCGGATTTAATCCCCGTGGAATATACCGAGGCGTTGAGTGAACTCCAAGATCGCGTGCCGCCCTTTGGGTCGGAGGAAGCGATCGCCGTCATTGAAGCAGAACTGGGCAAACCGGTGCAGACTCTGTTTGAAGAGTTCGATCATTTTCCCCTGGCGGCGGCGAGCTTGGGGCAAGTGCATCGCGCCAAACTCCACAGCGGCGAAGACGTGGTGGTGAAGGTGCAACGACCGGGCCTTGAAGCATTATTTAACTTAGATATTGAAGTGTTGCACCGGGTGGTACGGTTACTGAATCAATATTTTCCCAATATTCGTAAATACAATTTAGAAGCACTGTATCATGAATTTTTTGGGCTGCTCTATCAAGAAATTGACTACCTCCAGGAAGGGCATAATGCGGAACGGTTTCAACTCAATTTTAAAGGCTATTCTCATATCTTAGTGCCAAAAGTATATTGGCGATATACCTCAAAAAAGGTGCTCACCCTTGAATATTTACCAGGGATTAAAATTGACGATCGCCGCACCTTAGAAGATTGCAACATTGACCCGGATCAAGTGATTCAATCGGGGGTTTCCTGTTATTTAAAACAACTACTAGAAGATGGCTTTTTTCAGTCCGATCCCCATCCGGGCAATATGGCGGTGCAGCGGGATGGCCGCTTGATTTTCTATGATTTTGGCACGATGGCAGAGGTGAAATCCCTGGCGAAGGATCAGATGATTAATACCTTTTTTGGGGTGCTGAGAAAGGATACGGATGCGGTGGTGGATAGCCTGCTGTATATGGGGTTGATTGAGCCGGTGGGGGATATGGCTCCGGTGAAGCGGGTGGTGGGGTTTGTGTTGGAGCGGTTCCGAGAAAAGCCGGTGGATTTGCGGGCGTTTCAGGAGATGAGTGATGAGGTGTATGTGCTGTTTGAACAGCAGCCGTTCCGCTTGCCGGCGCAGATGATGTTTATTGTGAAATCGATTTCAACCCTAGACGGGATTGCTCGGAGTTTGAACCCCCAATACAATTTAATTGCGGCGAGTAAACCGTTTATTAAAGAGTTAACCCAATCGGTGAATAAAGGGAATTTAGTCCGCAAGGCAGCGAAACAGGCGGCGGCGTTTGTGCAGTATCAATTGACGCGACCGAGTGCAGCCGAAGAAGCGATCGCGCTCTTAGAAAAACGCATCCAACAGGGAGAACTAGAGTTTCGGATTCGCTCCGATGTGGGCGATCGCCTCCTGCGCCGAATTAATCTCGCCCTGAAATGTTTAATCTATGCCTGCATCAGTGGTTCGACGCTGGTGGCGGGGACGGGGTTATTGGTGGGGGGCTATGGGAATTGGGCGATCGTATTATTTTGCGTATCGCTCTTTTGGTTTTTCCTCCTCAGTCGTAACCTCCTCCGCCTCCTCGCCCGCGAACGGATTGAAACGCTGCTGTAATGTTGTTTGACTCTACGATCCCAGTTGGGGGAGCAAGGGACTTTATGAACGTTAAAAATTTAATCCGGTAATTGTGTAGGGTGGGCAATGCCCACCACAAGCCAGTTTTGGAGATCGCGTCTTACCGGATTATTTTCTTAAGCTCCATCAGCCCCTTGTCTTTGCGGTGCGGATCAGCCAGCCGATGCGGTTAATCGGGTTGATAGCGGATAATGTTGGGGGTGAAGGGTTGCAGGGTTGTGCCGGGATAGTAGAACTGGAGGATGCGGCGATAGTCCCAACCCTGGTTTGAGAGGGTATAGGAGCCGTATTGATTGAGGCCAACGCCATGGCCAAAGCCACCACCCACGAAACGATAGCCGCTCAGTGCGCCCTGGGCATTGAGGATCGGGTCAATGTAGAACAGGGTGCTGCGGGGTGGGCCGAGGGCGCTGCGGGCTTCGGTTTTGTGGAGTTCGATTACGCCACGATTGGTGGTGATCGCCAGGGTGCGAATCCGACCGGAGGGCGATCGCTCCGTTACCGCCATGCGGATAATCTGCTGCACGGGGCCAAGGGGATGCTTGGTGACGGTGAGATAGCGATTCAGATCGGCGGTGAGTTCCGGTAAGGTGCTGCTGCGATCCCAGCGAAACACGGGACTATCGGCACCGTTGAAGCCTTGGCGTTGGTTGAGAAATTGACGAATGGCTGGCTCGTTATCCAGGGGCATTTGGGCGAGGTTCCAGGTGGGCGCGATCGCATCGACTCGCGCCCGTAAATACTCCCGCATTTGCCCATCCCAAATATCCTCAAACTGCGCCGTCACCCCCCCCGTATGGGCCGAATAGAGCGCATCGACCAATTCATCTTCATAGGTCAACACCTGGCCCGCTGTGGACTGAATCGCCTGATCCGCCCGCGCCACCGTCCCCGTCAGCCCTTTATAGACCTGACAATGCACCGTTGCACAGAGTTCATAATCGTCCGCCTGAAACCGGCGCGTATTCCGGAGGGCATAGGTGCGGGCGATCACGGTTTGGGCTTGTACCGCCGTGTAGGGAGCTTGGGGGCCAATTTCATGGGGAACCACGCCCCGCAGATAGGTTTCAATATCTACGGTATTCACAAGGGTGAAATTGCCGTAGGCATTGGGTTGAATGCGCATTTGGCCGCCGTAGAGGGTGGTGCCGTCCTCGGTTTGGACGCGGATGCGATCGCTGGGCGTAGTGATCTCGATTTCCTGACGGTTGTAGCGAAAATTGCCCACTTGGAACGACACAATCGGCACTGCATCGAGCACCTCACTTTGGAGATAGGGGTCAGTTTCTCCCCCCTCCCGCAGACTTTCGAGAAGTTTGCGCCGCAGCAATGGCGTGGAATACACATCCCGCTTCGCCCACACTTGCCAGCGTCCCGGCTGGGTCACTTCGACGGCAATGCCCCGCGCCGCCCACTGTTTTGAGGCATCTTCGGCGGTTTCAAAGGTGGCGTGGTCACTGAGGACGATCCATTCTTGGACGACGGGGGAGCCTTGGGGTTGGGGGCGCACCTCTAGGGTGAGGCTGGCGGTGGTTAGGGTTTGGCGATCGCCGTTGGGACTAGGGAAGGAGAGGGTGAGGGGTCGATTGTCGCCGCTACTGAGGGTGAGGCGATCGCCCTGCTCATCACCAAACCGCTGCACCACCCCCACATCCAATTCCGTGACAGCGATCGCAGGCATCGCCCAACCCGTTAACAACGCAGGGATCAACAAAAGCAGCGGCTTAATCATAGAATTCTTCGCTCAAACAGATTACTCAATCCCAACCGAATCGGGATGGTTGTATTGTATCGACTCCCTTCCCACTCCCAACAGTTCCCACCCGACTCCTGCTCCATAGGAAAAACAGTGGCACACATCCGAAGATGTGACCACTGCCAATCTATCCATCCCAAATCTGTCAATCTCTCACGATCAATCGCATTGATCAGGGTTCAAAACGAATCCGAAGAGATGGGACTCGTGACCCTTTTTACGGCTATTCTGCCATCTCTGGTAAGAGATCCGGATTAATTTCGCCATCTTCCCCGCCGATCCCAATCGGCGTATTTTCGATCGTTGCATCGGTAATCACTAAATCAGTGATCGTAGCCCCGGCTAATTGCACATCATTGAGGGTTGCCGCTGTGAAGTTTACCCCATTGAGAATTGCACTATTGAGATTCGTCGCAAACAGCGTTGCATCGGAAAGATCGGTATTGACTAATTCTGCATTAATCAACAGGGTCAGGGTTAAGTCAGCCCCGGTTAAGTCAGCCCCGGTTAAGTCAGCCCCTTCGAGGTTGGTGGCGGTTAAATTTGCCCCTTGAAGATTGGCACTGCGTAAGTCTGCACCAATCAAATGCAGTTCCGAAAGATCGGCGTTAGACAGGTCACATGCCTCGCAGGCCCTGGTCTCTAGAAGTTTTTGCACATCAGCGGGGTTTTCTGCATGACCCAGGCCGGCAAGCCCAAAAACGGTAGCGATGGTGAGTAGCGATGCTGTATATAGGCGACCCATAATAATCCTCCAAAATAATCTCTAATCCTCAACACCATAGGGATTTTTATGCAACCCAATCATCAGAGTCCGCCTGGCAGCAATACCAATTTTCAAAGTTCAGTTCAATGAGATGATCATTGAAAAATCGCCGTTTACGGAACGCTTCGATGGAATGGGATTAATAAATGGCGTGGAACGATTTAACTCTTCTTTAATCATAGCAATCGATGGGAAACCGCACCTCCACCCTGAGGAGGAAATCCCGGAAGTCTTACGAAACGTTGCATAACTTCAAGGGGATGGCCCAAAGTGTTACATTTTGTTGTGCTTGAGTGGGGGGATTCTGCCGCTAAAATGAGGTCGCTAGACTACGCTGGCATGTTATTTCAATCCCTGACTTCAATCTATGGCCGGTTTTCTTACCACCCATGTATTAGATACAGCGAATGGTTGTCCTGCGGCGGGGATGGTGATCGAATTATGGGCGATCGCACCCGATCGCACCCGACACCACCACGCCACCTTCACCACCAACCGCGACGGGCGCACCGATACCCCCGTTCTCCCCCCCGAACACTTTGCGATCGGACAGTATGAATTGATCTTTGCGGTGGCGGATTATTTTCGCGATCGCGCCACCCCCCAAAATGATCCCCCCTTTTTAGACCGCGTGCCCCTTGCCTTCGGCATTGCCGACCCGACGAGCCATTACCATGTGCCGCTCCTCGTTTCCCCCTGGGCCTACAGCACCTATCGCGGCAGCTAACACCCAAGGGCTGTGGACAACACACCAAATCCCGGCGTTGATGATCGCGATCGGCCTTGCAACCTGGATCATCAACCGTGCAAACCCTGACGCGACCCACCCAACACAATCCAACCTCGATCGTTGACTGCGGTAGAATCGTCAACTGTGGAATGAGGAGACGATCATGATTCGAGGGTATTTGCATACGGCGATTGTCGTTCGAGATTTGGCCGCAGCACGGCAGTTTTATGAGGGAATTTTAGGGTTAATTCCCGTGGAGCGATCGCTAAACTTCCCCGGCATCTGGTATCAAATTGGCAACAGCCAACTGCATCTCATGGCCACATCTGCCCCCCAATCTGCCCTAGTCAATGCCGAAAAATGGGGGCGCAATCCCCACATCGCCTTTGCTGTTGACGACATTGCTGCCCTCAAAACCACCCTCACCGCCCAGCATTATTCCTTCCAAGTCAGCGCGTCCGGGCGAGATGCACTCTTTGTCCGCGACCCCGACGGCAACGTCATTGAATTAAGTGCTGCTCCATCTTCAACGTAAAGGATGCGCAAGAATCCCCGGAGTGAATCCCCCTTAATCGTTGTGCAACCTCAATCAAACCACAAAATTATGGTCGTTGCGTTGAATGGTTTGTTGGCTGCGAGCATCGTAATATAGATCTGCCAAGGTAATCTCGTAGAGCACGGCTTTTAGTTTCTCATGGAGACGTTGCCACAGACTATACGTCACCCAATCTTCTGCTTGATCTTGATCCGGTTGGTGGTGCGGCAGGGGATTGATCGTCTCTCCGACGGCGGCTAAG
Coding sequences within:
- a CDS encoding ABC1 kinase family protein, translating into MKAPRWQRKTYSPWSRQLDIFAFMAQFLLMLGRDRLLGNRSIQTTRKRAQWLTRQLLELGPTFIKLGQALSTRADLIPVEYTEALSELQDRVPPFGSEEAIAVIEAELGKPVQTLFEEFDHFPLAAASLGQVHRAKLHSGEDVVVKVQRPGLEALFNLDIEVLHRVVRLLNQYFPNIRKYNLEALYHEFFGLLYQEIDYLQEGHNAERFQLNFKGYSHILVPKVYWRYTSKKVLTLEYLPGIKIDDRRTLEDCNIDPDQVIQSGVSCYLKQLLEDGFFQSDPHPGNMAVQRDGRLIFYDFGTMAEVKSLAKDQMINTFFGVLRKDTDAVVDSLLYMGLIEPVGDMAPVKRVVGFVLERFREKPVDLRAFQEMSDEVYVLFEQQPFRLPAQMMFIVKSISTLDGIARSLNPQYNLIAASKPFIKELTQSVNKGNLVRKAAKQAAAFVQYQLTRPSAAEEAIALLEKRIQQGELEFRIRSDVGDRLLRRINLALKCLIYACISGSTLVAGTGLLVGGYGNWAIVLFCVSLFWFFLLSRNLLRLLARERIETLL
- a CDS encoding SpoIID/LytB domain-containing protein; the encoded protein is MIKPLLLLIPALLTGWAMPAIAVTELDVGVVQRFGDEQGDRLTLSSGDNRPLTLSFPSPNGDRQTLTTASLTLEVRPQPQGSPVVQEWIVLSDHATFETAEDASKQWAARGIAVEVTQPGRWQVWAKRDVYSTPLLRRKLLESLREGGETDPYLQSEVLDAVPIVSFQVGNFRYNRQEIEITTPSDRIRVQTEDGTTLYGGQMRIQPNAYGNFTLVNTVDIETYLRGVVPHEIGPQAPYTAVQAQTVIARTYALRNTRRFQADDYELCATVHCQVYKGLTGTVARADQAIQSTAGQVLTYEDELVDALYSAHTGGVTAQFEDIWDGQMREYLRARVDAIAPTWNLAQMPLDNEPAIRQFLNQRQGFNGADSPVFRWDRSSTLPELTADLNRYLTVTKHPLGPVQQIIRMAVTERSPSGRIRTLAITTNRGVIELHKTEARSALGPPRSTLFYIDPILNAQGALSGYRFVGGGFGHGVGLNQYGSYTLSNQGWDYRRILQFYYPGTTLQPFTPNIIRYQPD
- a CDS encoding pentapeptide repeat-containing protein; translated protein: MGRLYTASLLTIATVFGLAGLGHAENPADVQKLLETRACEACDLSNADLSELHLIGADLRSANLQGANLTATNLEGADLTGADLTGADLTLTLLINAELVNTDLSDATLFATNLNSAILNGVNFTAATLNDVQLAGATITDLVITDATIENTPIGIGGEDGEINPDLLPEMAE
- the uraH gene encoding hydroxyisourate hydrolase produces the protein MAGFLTTHVLDTANGCPAAGMVIELWAIAPDRTRHHHATFTTNRDGRTDTPVLPPEHFAIGQYELIFAVADYFRDRATPQNDPPFLDRVPLAFGIADPTSHYHVPLLVSPWAYSTYRGS
- a CDS encoding VOC family protein; this translates as MIRGYLHTAIVVRDLAAARQFYEGILGLIPVERSLNFPGIWYQIGNSQLHLMATSAPQSALVNAEKWGRNPHIAFAVDDIAALKTTLTAQHYSFQVSASGRDALFVRDPDGNVIELSAAPSST